A stretch of the Lolium perenne isolate Kyuss_39 chromosome 3, Kyuss_2.0, whole genome shotgun sequence genome encodes the following:
- the LOC127339142 gene encoding uncharacterized protein, whose amino-acid sequence MLMLEGTNFSFAKPSPFSNLESLKTLSIDVNFVSMEPQSSFGNLRSLLHLKLTQTDQARDLGTVLSQIGDLQNLPRLELFGLDFSRTFFSSVAKLKSLRILTLVDCSFTRPVLFGDLVALTSLEISRCSFNGPIPSTIGNMTNLKSLNIEGCYLLGPIPSSIGKLMNLRSLGINYVNGNIGQIPSAVGNLSNLESLAIYESEFSGPIPHSVGLLKKLILLRIRMCSLSGSIPSSISNLTHMIVLDLSSNVLNGELPAHVFTIPTLQHLRIQSNQIAASIQDFNATSSRMVSLDLGTNKLTGNIPRSFFELRSLAYLDIGWNKFVGSVDLSSFWRLENLVHLSLSNNNLSVMDMHGEGNNSESTFLARVSNLKLRNCNLTGFPSSLAHLNQMSYLDLSCNRMSGAIPKWIWVTWSSSLTYLNLSHNMLTVMQLNSYVLPFNWLQTLDLSSNQLQGQIPMPVPPAYILDYSNNLFSSVIKNFTLYLGY is encoded by the exons ATGCTGATGCTAGAGGGGACCAATTTCTCCTTTGCAAAACCAAGCCCTTTTAGCAATCTCGAGTCTCTGAAAACATTGAGCATTGATGTGAATTTCGTTTCTATGGAGCCTCAGTCTTCATTCGGTAATCTCAGGTCTCTACTGCATTTGAAGCTAACTCAGACGGACCAGGCAAGAGATTTAGGAACAGTTTTATCACAGATTGGAGACCTGCAGAACTTGCCAAGATTAGAACTCTTTGGATTGGACTTCTCTCGGACATTTTTTTCTTCAGTTGCCAAACTCAAGAGCTTGAGAATCCTAACACTTGTTGACTGCAGCTTCACTAGGCCAGTTCTATTTGGCGATCTAGTAGCCTTGACAAGCTTGGAGATCTCTAGATGCAGCTTTAATGGTCCAATACCATCTACAATTGGCAACATGACAAACTTGAAAAGCTTGAATATCGAAGGATGTTATTTATTAGGGCCAATACCATCTTCAATTGGCAAACTCATGAACCTGAGAAGCTTAGGAATAAATTATGTTAACGGCAATATTG GACAAATACCATCTGCAGTTGGCAATCTTAGTAATTTAGAGAGTTTGGCAATATATGAATCTGAGTTTTCTGGTCCAATACCCCATTCAGTTGGTCTATTAAAAAAGTTGATATTACTACGTATTCGAATGTGTAGCCTTTCTGGAAGCATACCAAGTTCCATATCTAATTTGACGCACATGATTGTGTTAGATCTTTCATCGAATGTTCTCAATG GGGAACTTCCAGCACATGTTTTCACTATTCCGACATTGCAACACTTGCGTATTCAGTCAAACCAAATAGCTGCCTCTATACAAGACTTCAATGCGACGTCTTCACGCATGGTATCATTGGATCTAGGCACCAATAAAttgacaggaaacatacccaggTCATTCTTTGAACTCAGAAGTTTGGCTTATCTTGATATTGGCTGGAACAAGTTTGTGGGTTCCGTGGATCTTTCCTCGTTTTGGAGGTTGGAAAATCTTGTTCATTTGAGTCTTTCCAACAACAATTTATCAGTCATGGATATGCATGGAGAAGGTAACAACTCCGAGTCTACCTTTCTCGCTCGAGTTAGCAATTTAAAATTAAGAAATTGCAATTTAACGGGATTCCCAAGTTCGCTGGCACACCTTAACCAAATGTCTTACTTGGACCTGTCATGCAATAGAATGAGTGGGGCTATTCCGAAGTGGATATGGGTGACATGGAGCAGTAGCCTTACTTACCTGAATCTTTCACATAACATGCTCACTGTTATGCAACTTAATTCATATGTTCTCCCTTTCAATTGGTTGCAAACTCTTGATCTCAGTTCCAATCAACTTCAGGGGCAGATTCCAATGCCAGTCCCACCAGCATATATCTTGGATTATTCGAACAATCTTTTCTCTTCGGTaattaaaaacttcactctctatCTTGGCTATTAG